AAATGTTGAACTGAGTCGCTGACGAGCTGACATATCATACAGCCTTGACGACCTTTGAAGGCATTGAGGTCCTGGTATGCTATGTCGTCGAATGTGTGTGGGTGAACACCTCTAGGCCCCTGAGACCCGCGGTTCATGAAACGATAAGCGTCCAACTTCAGGTAGCTGGGCTCGTCGCAAATtcgaaggtggaggagatcatTCCAAGACTGACAGTTGCCGCATAGgcgtgggttgggagggtgtTGCCCCTCACATATCGTGCATGGCAGTTCAGGTGCTTCGGTGTCGTTGTCAAGCGAAATATCTCGGTCATGAGACACGGCAGATGTTGACAAACCAACCATCATAAGTCTAAGGAGCCCTATATTCTATGTTGATGTCGAATAAGAATAGTGGACCGACGGAATTGATGCCCAATGGCTCCCGCTTATGAGAGATAGCTGTAGGAAACTCATTACTGCATCTGATGAACAAGCTACTGGTGCTACCTAAAGTACACACCAATGAATGACCCCTCAGCACAAGAAAGATAGTGTCGAAACAAAACAGCACAGAATGAACCTGAAAATGACGTAGGTAGGCAGTATTCAACCCATCAAGATGGTTTGAGCAGGATGGCGGAAACTCCGCGTGCCAATACCTAGACCGAGACAGACAAGCACGGCACCTAGATGGGGAACCGTGCCGCAACAACTAGCAGAGCTGCAGATTCGACACCTGCATCACCTCAGGTGTTACGCTCCAGGCTCCCTTCCTGCTGCGTGGAGATGCACCATTTCTATCCCGTCAAGTCGCGATCGGTGAACTTTCCCGCGTTCCATCTCAAACATCTTGCTGACATGTGCAGGAAGACAAGAAgaggctttttttttttttttttttcagaaAACCATTGCCTCGTCGCACGCCCACGACATGAGCATTGAGAGCATTCTTGCAAAGCACGGCATTGACAGAGGCTCGCCATGCCCAACCGCAACTTCCATTACCGCCGACGGTGTGCCTATTGATGCGCCTTCGATGACAACCAGGCACACAGCCGCAGCCACATTCATGCGGGGTTGACCACCTGTTGGATTAAAAGAAATCGACCTGACCTTAGGGGACTCGAGCACCCGGATTTTTCCTTTGTTTTGACGACTGCTACCATTGCATTTCCCAGACTTCCTCATCATGCGGTTAATAAACGCCAACACTTTGCGCTTTGAAGAGTTCTTCGAGAAGCCCCTTCCTCCCTATTTGATTCTATCACACACctggggagaagatgaagtCACCTTTCGAGACAtgcaacaaccccacctGCACCTGGGCAAGTCTGGCTACGCCAAAATCACACAGACATGTCGACTGGCCCGCTCCAAGGCCATAGACTATGTCTGGATCGACACTTGTTGCATTGACAAGACCAGCAGTGCCGAGCTGACCGAGAGCATCAACTCCATGTTCCAGTGGTACCAAAGGGCAGTGGTCTGCGTCGTACATCTCGCCGACATGGAGTCGGGAGTCGACTTTGGGACTGGTGTCCGGTTCTCCAGATGGATCACCCGGGGATGGACCCTTCAAGAGTTGATTGCACCAAAAAGAGTTGAATTTTATGATAGCAAATGGAAACTTTGTGGCCAGAAGCCTCGAGACAGCGACGTACTCTCGGCAGCTACAAAAATTCCGGAGGACCTCCTGTTGGGGAATCATCGAAGTTCCGAGTATTCGGTAGCCCAAAGACTATCCTGGGCTTCGTCACGAACAACGACACGTGTAGAAGACGAGGCGTATTGCCTTTTTGGAATCCTCGAGGTAAACATGCCGCTCATATATGGTGAAGGGAAAATGGCTTTTCGTCGGCTGCAGGAGGAGCTCATCAAGCGCAGTAACGACATCACAATCTTCGCGTGGCAGCCGACGCGGGAGGAGGTCCAAGAGGGACACTGTGGTGTGCTCGCCGCATCGCCACAAGCATTCGCGCTGTGCGAGCATGTCTGTGTCTGGAGACCATCGACATCCCACAATCCCCAGTTCGTCCTCACCAACAGAGGCATACAACTGCAAGACATATTTTTTCATCGAATGCCCCTGAAGAACGATCAACCAGCGGGCGCAAACGAAAGTCTCAAGAGAGAATACGTTTTCATGGTTGGATTCCTGTCTCGTGGCTCTGGGGCGTATTTGGGGATCCAGCTGAGAAAGATCGGAGAATCTCTCTTCCTTCGAAAATCACGGCCGCTCAAGATGATCAGCGGGACAGAAAACAAGTCTCTTTTGAAAACGGATATAGCCACCTGCCATTTCGTGACCGATACACGACCACTCGATAATGATACACTATTGGCATTTCGCAAACGCTGCACTGAGGTCTCGATTCCTGAGTGGAGCATGAAACACACCATCCCGTCTGGTTATTGGGACGATCAGGACATGATTCAGTTCCATCTTCCAACATATCTTGTCGGTGCCTTTCTTcttgagggtgatgttggaggaAAGCGCACCCGCTTCACTGTGCTGTAtcggcgggagggggaggaccAGGTACGGATCTACATTCTGGAGACTGCGAAGCATACCGCTGCTACAGCATACATATTTCGTCGTCGAGCCCCAGGGGATATGCTGCACTGGGAAGACTTGGGTTTGGACCACCCTCAAGTACTTGAAGCATCAAATCAAACTCAGGTGGTGATCGACAGAAGGCAATTCACCGTTACCGCCAGTCTACCTAGTAAAGCACTAGATTTCTTTGGGAGGACAAAAATAGGTCGATCCTTACAGTTGGAGGTTGTCGAGAATAGGCCGAAGGGAGACCCGGGGGCCAAGGGTAGGGAGCTCGTTCCATATGGTCAGGGGCGGACAAATCGAAGGCATCGGTCTACTGATGAATCTTTTCCTCGGATTGCAAACACGAGCCTGCCGAGGTCGAGGCCAGGATTCCAATCCATCCCATTATGACGGACGCCTGTTAGATCTTCAATCTGTATCTTGTGTACATAAATAAATCAAATACTCTTATCCTGTTGGCAGAGCGTAATGTTGTAGACTCTCACCATATTGAACGGGATGTCTCGAGGAGTGCTATGGAAACTGCAGCCAGCTTTATCAATCATACTCAAAGCACAACAGCTCCCCCCTGGTATCCATCACATCAGCAATCGTAGCATCCGGAATAAGCCCATGCATATGCAGCACGTGTCCCAGCGTCGTCACATTCCCCCCATTATCACCCTCCACAATCGCCTCCCTATTTTCACACAATCTCAGTCAGCTTTGTCTCCCCTCAACCACAAACAGATCAGAAAACACTCACGGTACATCCTCCGGCCTGGTCAGATCCTCCGGGTTCCCAAACCCTGggccccctccaaacccaccaccacccccgggAAACCCAGGGAAAGTCCCATTCCCAGGCGGGAACCCAggaaacccaccaccaccaccaccctcacctcccccaggGAACCCACCATTAGGCGGCCCGGCCCCAAACCCATTCCTCATCCTATTAttcccccccatctcccccagccTAACCTCCGGCCTCAAATCCTGCCACTGCGCCCACAGCCGATCCAACCAAGCATGATGCATCCAAAAGGTCGGATCGCTAGGGCTACTGATCGGATTGCCCATCTCGGCCCCCACCCCGCCGTGTCCCGCCCCGTGAGGTCTACCCTCGGCGCAAGCCCAGAAAGACAACCAGTCCTCCTGTCCCAAACACCCGGCTACAATCTCCGGTGAGGCACCGCTGGCGGCAAAGTTGTTGATGTTACGGGTGATGCACTTTGGATTATCAGGCGAGATCCTGAACCCAGGACCCAAAACGGAGCGGTAGTCCGCAAAGGGCCCCGTCTCGATGCACTGGGTGGCGCCGACGCCGTTGCCGccgaaggagggggaggtggtggagaacaTGTCCGAGGTTGTGAAGGAGGTGTAGTCGTGGGTTTCGTCCCAGTAGGGGTGGGGGCCGGTGTAGTTGCATAGCGAGCGGAGGGTGACGTCGTGGGCGTGGATGTAGAggcggtggaaggggaggaaggcgcCCTAGGGAGGGGTCAGATGGGACAAAAaggggtgaaaagggggggttgggtggggggggcgAAGAAGGGAACATACAACAAAATGGGAGATTTCAGACTCGAGAATGTGCACAGAGGTCAACTCGTCGTACTTGGTCTTTGCGCCGCGCAGGCCGAGAGTGGCGGGGTGGTTCATGAGGCAGAGCTCGGCGTCGAGGTAGGTTTGCTTCTCTGTGTCGGTGAGCTTGTGCCATGCTTTTCGGATCCGGGGGTTGGTGCATTTGTTGGAGGTCTGGCGTTTCTCAACTGCTGTCGGCGCGGCAAGGGCATTGCCTGCCGCCAGGGCAGCAACCAGGAGTTGGCCTAACATCTTTGCGCGTGAGGTAGGGTACGCAGCTCAATGTTGGGATGTGCCTATCAAACCAACACGAACTCATAGACCTTGGTGGCAGTTGGACCCTATTAtacccaacaaaccccccccaacccccctcacctGAATCCAAGATTTAGATCGCCATTCTCCCAGCCGAGATTCGTTGGACTGTTGCAGACCAAGAAAGACGCGTAATACGTCGTGATATTATCTCTTGCATAGTTTGGAGAGAGGGGAACAACAAATCGGCAATCATGCCTCCGATATCAACAGGGGGTCCcaatcttcctcctccacatctgGTGTTACCTGACTTCTTACAACTCGTCCGTTACAAGACCAGGAAGGTGCCGAGTTGCCTGCCGATACGTCGGTTAGCATTGCGGTGCAAAGGGCTCAATCCGGGTAAAGTACCGGTATGCAATATAACCACGACACACCCCCATTCACAACACATGTAAGTTGGCTTCTTGTTGACACTTTGCAGGACACGTAATTGGACCGCTTCACATATAGCCCTCGACAACCCAAAAGGGAAGTTGGTTTCAACGCACTGACGAAGCATTCCAAACAATCAACAACCGAGTTGGTGGGACACCGTCTTGATAGTTGTCTATTCTATTCAACTGTAGCCCTCGCTTACGACCCCGTCATGGGTACACTTGTGATCACAGGCCTACGAAGAGGTAGAGCCCGACTCGTCATAGGGTATCCTGTAGATGTCGGCATCACTGTCCACTGTTAGCCAAACCGTAATTGTACCCTCAAAGCATACCAGAAAATAAAACTTAcaactccttctcaaacCTCGCCCGATCCTTCGCCTTCTCATTCACCCAAATACTCACGCTCGTCTGCCCACACACAAACTCACcaaacccatcatccccaatcttgatcttggcaTCATTCCACCCCATAACATCAGTCCATACCTCCCCCGCGTGCATCTCACCAACATGCATTCTCTTGCTTCCCGGCCCAGCGTTGCTCATGACCACGGCACAGCCAAACGGCCTGTCCCAGGTACCATACCGCACCCAGCCGATGCAGGTAGGGTAGTCAAAGTAGTCGGCTTGCTGGCCGTACGAATACAGCTTGCGGGCTAGCATGATCCTCGGGAGATCACCACcgcaggagggagggaaggtgTGCTCGCCTTGGATGCCGTACAAGTCACCGTACCACACGCAAGGGTAGCCTTGGTCGCgcaggaggatgagagcaTAGGCCAGAGGCTTGAACCAGCCCTCAATGGGAGCTTCGAGGGCCTGGTAGGGTTGGGTGTCGTGGTTCATCACCAATGTCTAACTGGTTAGTGTCGGCTTCAGCAAGTGCCAAGGAAGTGACTTACAACCGCCGAGACAGGCTGCGCCTGGACCAAGGTGTCGTCAAACACCTTTCTGAGGTCAGCCCCATTGGCCCTGCTGATGTCGCTAAAGTTATGAACCAATGGCGCGTCAAACAAGGAGAACTTGTACTTCATCCTTGCCAGGTAGTCGTTCTAAAGCCATGTTAGCCAGTAGTACCATGAGCTCTGAATAGCAAAAGCATCTCACCATGTCCTGCAACGAATCCTTCCAAAACTCCCCCACAAAGAACCACCCCGGCCCAAATTCCTCGTCCATATTCTTAATAAACTCGCGCAAAAAATCCTCGCTAAAGTGCTTGACAGCATCAAACCGAATCCCCTTGATCGGAATCTCATTCGCAAGccagctcccccaccgcATGAtgtcctccctcacctcagGGTGCTCATGGTTGATGTCGGAGCCCATGAGGAAATCATAAttccccttctcatcatcgacatccccatcccactcACTcgcccatccctccccttgctcACCCGCAATCTTGTATatcgccttcttcccatTCTCGGCGTTAAAATCCACCCCGGTAAAATGATACCAATGCCACTTCATCCTGCTGTACTGCTCCTTTCGTCCCGGAAactcaaacccaacccaggcATCAATCTCATACTTGCCACTGACCACCCTCGTCCTATCATtctcgtcaacctcgacaacaGGACACCGCTCCTTGTGATCAGCGCCCATCTTGTGGTTGAGGACCGCATCCCAGTAGATCCCCACGCCGAGCTCCTTCGCTTTATTGCAAAGACTGACGAGCTCCCTTTTGGTGCCCCATTTCGTGGAGATGGTGCCCTTTTGGTCAAACTCGCCCAGGTCGTAGAGGTCGTAGATGTCGTAGCCGTTGccgtttttggaggaggctttgCATCCGGGGGGGATCCAGATGTTGTCGATGCCGAATTCTTTCAGCTGGGGGAGGGCTTTCGTGAGGCGGGCccagtgttgttggtcggCGGGGATGTACCATTCGAAGCCTTGCATCATGGTCATGTTCTCTGGTGTAGGCTCCCgcctggagggggagggggtgcgtTCGGGGTTGCCACCCATGTtgattgatgttgttgtttgatGTAAAGGGTAGAAAATGAataaataaaagaaagatTAAGGCTAGGGGACTCGAGGGGTAGGATGTGGTTTTAAGCAGGTTGCCAGATGCTCGACTCAGATAGAGATCTGGGCCTAGATTGGGTTCGACGGTAAACCAGGCTCGGCAGGGGCAGGCGGAATCCCATCTGTTGGAAACTTGGAAGCTTACTTGGACGTCATGGCCAGTTCGggcagccccctcccccccccatgTGTGGGATACTCGGAGCCCGAGCCCTTGGGAGTGGGACGGAGGGTGACATCGGGGCGGTGAGCCTTCGGTCTGGACGCCTGGTCAAGGCGCAGCATCCAACATTGGGATGGAATAAGGCAGGAATTGACAGGGCCATGTTGAGGGGTTTATCTGCTTGTTATCGGACAGCGGTACTCGGATTATAAATGGCTTTTTGTAGGGTTGGTGGATTGCCCCCTCTTCAACCATGGACGAAGGGAGAACACGTAGCAAGGTATTATGCTGAGTGCCTGTATCGTACCATCTCTACCACTTCAATGCCTTTCACCAAGACAGCACCTCATCTCCCATCTAAGATTTCCTTCGAAAATGCTTATTCTTACGAGGAGCAGAGAAGACACGCCAAGACATGACGTCAGGTTCCGCAGCTGTCAAGTTCATCCAACTCGGAACCCTGCACCTGTCAATGCTCCCTACTGCTGAACGTCCAGGCATGGAATGTCGATGCAAAGTCAATTCATCCCAGCCCGGAGCAATGAGGCGCCACATCAAGCAGCTGTGTATCCAGCGGTTCGAATGCGGTGGAACACCAATATGATATTCACTTGCACACTCGCCGTTGGGTGGTCTGGGCCAAGACCTGAGATAAATGCGGGGCTGTGTCGACCTGGCAACTGTTTGTTTACCTCGCCCACCCAATGCAAGACTTGGGTGTACTGGCAGAGaaagctctcctcctcctgtcaCAGCACCCGTCACCGCCTttcccgcccccgccccctgctgccgccgcctgtCACTTTGTgcccgaccaccaccagacccGGCCACACCAGTCGGATCCTcccgtcatcctccccttgccGACTGCCAGCGCATCGCCGAGTCTAGCCTCTCCACCCGGTGGAACTTGATTCGACCAATGCTGCTGCACCGGCTTTTCGGTTCGTTGCCCGAGCGTCCAAGTGGTGGCTGGTATCTATAAACACACACAAAGTATGCCCCGGAAGCTCAAAGAGCCACCACCTCTGGATTTTGCAATCTTTGTAGACCCCAGCGACCGAGACATGGCCGATGACGACACACGAGCGGCACAGGTGCCGCTGTCCACAGAGGTAGATTTCCCCGCCGTCCATTGTATCCGTGGAAGGCGTTTGCTGACCGTCGTCGCATcgaagctggagcaggacCCGGAAAAGCGAGAGACCGTAGCTCCCGAGACAAAACCTCGCGCCACCACAGCCGAAGACATCGAGGGGGAAGAGTCGGACGCGACGAGCACATATAGCGGTCGGGATAGCCCCAACCGACGAGAATCCACAAGCTCGCTGCTccgccagcacctccacTCTCGCACCGCCAGCGAGGACACCGCCGATAACAGCTCCCACCACGGCGACGACGTATTTAGCGAGCATGGGTCCCGCAGCCACAGTTCCGTCGGGTCGGTAGATGGAGGGCACGATTCTGATTCCAAGACACCCCAAGGAAAGGACAGCCAATCTCGTCGACAGTCGTGCGCCTCGAGTAGGACGTCCGAAAGCAGGAACTCCGATAGGATCGTGTCCGGCGTGTCGACTCGGTCGGCCCGCTCGTCGATTCGCACCCCCTCCGAAGTCCGCGCATTGCAGACGGGCTCTCCCACACCTTCATTGTTCGACGGAAGCTCCGCCAGGCCGAACAAGCGACACAGCGGAACGCCCGTCATGTTTCCCACAGTATCCCGGGTCGGCAGTCCCACCGTCCAGGTACAATACTCTCCCAAGGGGCGAACAACACCGAGCCGTTTCAAGGTCCGAACAGAGGCTCCCCTCGTTCTTCTCCACGTTACCCTCCTGCCTCTTCGCTGGGTCTGGGGCGAGACGCTTAATGGGCTCGATCTCGTCAGCGGTAGGACCATCGACGAAGGGGGGCTTCCCTATGTGGCCTCGGACGAAATCAAGGCCTTGCGCGATTCGTGGCGTGATCTGCAGGACCGACTGGGCGACACTGTTCTCGAGCGCGGTATTCTTCTCCCACATCCGCAGAACGATTTCGAGGTGCTTGAAGAGCGTCTCCTCGAAGCTCTCGAGCTACCATTCAAGAGAAGAGCCAGGATCTTGGAATGCGGGCACTATCTCGGTCCAGCCAACGTGACGgccgaagacgatgaggaaggCGAGTTGGAATACCCAAAGTCAACTGAGGATAACCGGCATTGGTGTAAGGAATGCAAGACCGAGATCCGCTATGAGAAGCTGGGCTCCAGCAAGATTTACCGGGTAAAGGTGTACGCTAGCAACGGACTCATGAAATCCGGCGCCTGGGAAGCCTGCTGGAGGGAAATGGAGCGGGTGGACTGCGAGGTCGAACTGATTCTCACCCCAGCAATGCAGCATGAGCTCGAAAAGGTGGCCGTCTTCCAGcttgagcaggaggagcaacGACAGAGAGACCTGTTGCTGGATGCCGAGGCTGCGGCCAAGTCAGGGCTCACTCCAGAGGCGCAAGCCGATGCCCAACGATCTCGCCCGACGTCTGGTCTGCATGGCTCGCGGCCCTCTTCTGGTCTGCATGTCGAAGTCCAGCCATCGACACCTGAGCCACCAATGGAACCCTTCGATCGGGTGACCTCACCAGAGTTCCTGCAgcccccgtcatcatcgcGTCCCCGCGCGGCACAAGACGGCCTTGACACATCTGAAGAGCGTCGACGTCGCGACGAAGAGCGGATGCGCGAAATCTATGGCGACATGCCCCCGCCTGAACCgatcccaaccccagaaCCGGCTGCCGAGCGTGCACCTTTTGCAAGACCAGCGCCCTCGGTCGGTGAAGGTTACGGGTCTGTTCCGGTATCCCAAGCTCTCATAGCCATCACGCCAACGTCTAGCCTCGATCAGTCATCGACCCTCCGCGACCGACACCCCGACTCGTACATTGCGCCTCCCACGCCCCTCTCACCCTCTGAAGTCATTCGCGAACGCCGAGCCGAGTACGAGCGCCGACAGGCTGAGCGAGCGCAGAAACGTCAGCGGGAGCTCCAAAACGCGGGATTTATCGATTTACTCACCGAGGCGTTTAGGGTGGCGTTGGATAACGGGAATGAGACGGTGAAGGATGGGTGGACATATGTCAAGGCGGGCGCGCTGGTGGCTAGGGACTTTTTCAACGACCCGAAGAATGTGGCTATTGtcgtgttggtgttgcttgtGGTTGTGATTGGGCTGGGGAATCGACAGCAGGACTTGGCGCCTGCCACGTACAAGTCTGAGCCGAGGCCGGAGAATTATGGTGTTGAGAAGGTGCCGGAGGCGAAGATTGAGGCGAGCGTGCCCGAGGCGACTGCGGGTTTGGCTAGTACCGAGGATGGTTCgatgggcttggggggtgttgtttaTGGTGTTGCTTCTGATCCGCCTGTTCAGGCTCAgagtgtggttgttgaggagacgcctgctgttgaggttgagcgTGAGGTTCCGTCGATTGAagttgcggaggaggaggaggaggcggaggcggaggcggagaatAACGTCTCTGAGGCTCCGGTTGCCGCGGTTACTGAATCTAGTGCGGAGCTTGTTCTCGCATCGGCGGCGGTCAATGCTGTGGCTCAGTCAGCACAGGATGATGTCGCCGTTCCGCTGCCCGCCGAGCCCGCCGCCGagcccgccgccgagaagcCCGAGTCCGGGGTTGAGGTTTACGGGACCGCACCTAAATCAGACGATGAAAGTCCAACCGGCGCTGTTGCCGAtggtgagaggggggtggaagtCTTCGGGGCTGAGGCACCGAAGCCGGAAGCGGAGGAATATGGTCTTGAGCAGGTCGTTGCCGCCGGCGGGAAGAAGGCCGACGCACCCCCGCAAGAGTCTGGTCTTGAGCAAGTCGTCGTTGGGAAGAAACCTGGTGGCAGTGAAGAGTACGGCGGTCTGGAGCAGGTCGTCATTGGGAAGAGGCACTCGACCGTTATCGACTTTATCCCCGGCCCTTTTGTCACGCAGCACAAGACTGTGCGCGTGTTCGAGACGGTGACGGAGATTGTGCGGGTCAGCGTGGTGACCAAGACGCAGACTGTGTCGAGGGTTGTGACTGCCATACCGCAGACGGTGGAGCAGACTGTTTATGAGACTGAGACGGTGAAGATTACTGTTTCGCTGcctgtggagggggaggaagagagcaaGACGACGACCACCGAGACAAAGAAGGCTACGGctacgaggaggaggttttggtgaGTCCTTTTAcaagagggggatgatgtctATTTTTTAAGGGGAAGTTTGTCTACATGGGACTGGTAATTTCTTTTgtctgatggtggtggtggggggaggttcTTTCATGATGGATTACGAAACGTAAGGTACTTATATGTTTCTGTCGGATATGATCTGATGTGGTCTTGTACGTATGGGAAATTGTTGGATGAATTAAATTTGTGGGTTCAGCGATgaaaaaaggaggaggaggcttttgtttttttgtctttctttggggaagggatggggaaacgggggggggggcattTGGTGTTTGTGTCGTTTGATGTCAGCATAGCAAGTAAGCATAGCAGTAAAAAGAATTGACTTGATAGGCTTTGAGCTGAATTGTAACTACTCTTTGTACTTATGATAGGGTGATCAAGGTGACATTCTCACGACTTTCGTATTCATTCTGTTGAGTTGTTGTTTCATGCCCGGTTTATGTCAGTGTCGGTGTTCAGTCTGGGCTGGGCATGGCATCAAAAAACAGCTCCGAATTTCACACTGTGTTGAGGAGCATTCAGGATGAAGATTAAGTAGGGGGAGGAGTTAGGAGTGTGGTCTTCACAGGCCAGGCAGTAGCTACAGGCACGATGAGCTAAGTGCCGAGGGTAGCAGTAGACCATCTTACAGATCCAAAAACAGCAAAACAGCAGCACAACTCTCGAGACTATTACCTCTTCCAAACAAACAGCGTTCTTACCAGCCGGCAAGTCCCAACCTACAACCGTCACCCTTAGCACTCCAACAAGCCACATGGACCCAGCTAGGAGAGGGTATATACTTTCCAATTCCGATTCAATTTCCGTGGCTCGGTGGTATAGCGGTTACTACACTCCCGAGTTTAAGCGAAGACCCAGGTTTGA
This window of the Podospora pseudoanserina strain CBS 124.78 chromosome 3, whole genome shotgun sequence genome carries:
- a CDS encoding hypothetical protein (EggNog:ENOG503P3MN; COG:S); its protein translation is MPRKLKEPPPLDFAIFVDPSDRDMADDDTRAAQVPLSTELEQDPEKRETVAPETKPRATTAEDIEGEESDATSTYSGRDSPNRRESTSSLLRQHLHSRTASEDTADNSSHHGDDVFSEHGSRSHSSVGSVDGGHDSDSKTPQGKDSQSRRQSCASSRTSESRNSDRIVSGVSTRSARSSIRTPSEVRALQTGSPTPSLFDGSSARPNKRHSGTPVMFPTVSRVGSPTVQVQYSPKGRTTPSRFKVRTEAPLVLLHVTLLPLRWVWGETLNGLDLVSGRTIDEGGLPYVASDEIKALRDSWRDLQDRLGDTVLERGILLPHPQNDFEVLEERLLEALELPFKRRARILECGHYLGPANVTAEDDEEGELEYPKSTEDNRHWCKECKTEIRYEKLGSSKIYRVKVYASNGLMKSGAWEACWREMERVDCEVELILTPAMQHELEKVAVFQLEQEEQRQRDLLLDAEAAAKSGLTPEAQADAQRSRPTSGLHGSRPSSGLHVEVQPSTPEPPMEPFDRVTSPEFLQPPSSSRPRAAQDGLDTSEERRRRDEERMREIYGDMPPPEPIPTPEPAAERAPFARPAPSVGEGYGSVPVSQALIAITPTSSLDQSSTLRDRHPDSYIAPPTPLSPSEVIRERRAEYERRQAERAQKRQRELQNAGFIDLLTEAFRVALDNGNETVKDGWTYVKAGALVARDFFNDPKNVAIVVLVLLVVVIGLGNRQQDLAPATYKSEPRPENYGVEKVPEAKIEASVPEATAGLASTEDGSMGLGGVVYGVASDPPVQAQSVVVEETPAVEVEREVPSIEVAEEEEEAEAEAENNVSEAPVAAVTESSAELVLASAAVNAVAQSAQDDVAVPLPAEPAAEPAAEKPESGVEVYGTAPKSDDESPTGAVADGERGVEVFGAEAPKPEAEEYGLEQVVAAGGKKADAPPQESGLEQVVVGKKPGGSEEYGGLEQVVIGKRHSTVIDFIPGPFVTQHKTVRVFETVTEIVRVSVVTKTQTVSRVVTAIPQTVEQTVYETETVKITVSLPVEGEEESKTTTTETKKATATRRRFW
- a CDS encoding hypothetical protein (CAZy:GH13; COG:G; EggNog:ENOG503NV4Y), producing MGGNPERTPSPSRREPTPENMTMMQGFEWYIPADQQHWARLTKALPQLKEFGIDNIWIPPGCKASSKNGNGYDIYDLYDLGEFDQKGTISTKWGTKRELVSLCNKAKELGVGIYWDAVLNHKMGADHKERCPVVEVDENDRTRVVSGKYEIDAWVGFEFPGRKEQYSRMKWHWYHFTGVDFNAENGKKAIYKIAGEQGEGWASEWDGDVDDEKGNYDFLMGSDINHEHPEVREDIMRWGSWLANEIPIKGIRFDAVKHFSEDFLREFIKNMDEEFGPGWFFVGEFWKDSLQDMNDYLARMKYKFSLFDAPLVHNFSDISRANGADLRKVFDDTLVQAQPVSAVTLVMNHDTQPYQALEAPIEGWFKPLAYALILLRDQGYPCVWYGDLYGIQGEHTFPPSCGGDLPRIMLARKLYSYGQQADYFDYPTCIGWVRYGTWDRPFGCAVVMSNAGPGSKRMHVGEMHAGEVWTDVMGWNDAKIKIGDDGFGEFVCGQTSVSIWVNEKAKDRARFEKEFDADIYRIPYDESGSTSS
- a CDS encoding hypothetical protein (COG:S; EggNog:ENOG503P0K3), whose amino-acid sequence is MLGQLLVAALAAGNALAAPTAVEKRQTSNKCTNPRIRKAWHKLTDTEKQTYLDAELCLMNHPATLGLRGAKTKYDELTSVHILESEISHFVGAFLPFHRLYIHAHDVTLRSLCNYTGPHPYWDETHDYTSFTTSDMFSTTSPSFGGNGVGATQCIETGPFADYRSVLGPGFRISPDNPKCITRNINNFAASGASPEIVAGCLGQEDWLSFWACAEGRPHGAGHGGVGAEMGNPISSPSDPTFWMHHAWLDRLWAQWQDLRPEVRLGEMGGNNRMRNGFGAGPPNGGFPGGGEGGGGGGFPGFPPGNGTFPGFPGGGGGFGGGPGFGNPEDLTRPEDVPEAIVEGDNGGNVTTLGHVLHMHGLIPDATIADVMDTRGELLCFEYD
- a CDS encoding hypothetical protein (COG:S; EggNog:ENOG503P04U) → MRLINANTLRFEEFFEKPLPPYLILSHTWGEDEVTFRDMQQPHLHLGKSGYAKITQTCRLARSKAIDYVWIDTCCIDKTSSAELTESINSMFQWYQRAVVCVVHLADMESGVDFGTGVRFSRWITRGWTLQELIAPKRVEFYDSKWKLCGQKPRDSDVLSAATKIPEDLLLGNHRSSEYSVAQRLSWASSRTTTRVEDEAYCLFGILEVNMPLIYGEGKMAFRRLQEELIKRSNDITIFAWQPTREEVQEGHCGVLAASPQAFALCEHVCVWRPSTSHNPQFVLTNRGIQLQDIFFHRMPLKNDQPAGANESLKREYVFMVGFLSRGSGAYLGIQLRKIGESLFLRKSRPLKMISGTENKSLLKTDIATCHFVTDTRPLDNDTLLAFRKRCTEVSIPEWSMKHTIPSGYWDDQDMIQFHLPTYLVGAFLLEGDVGGKRTRFTVLYRREGEDQVRIYILETAKHTAATAYIFRRRAPGDMLHWEDLGLDHPQVLEASNQTQVVIDRRQFTVTASLPSKALDFFGRTKIGRSLQLEVVENRPKGDPGAKGRELVPYGQGRTNRRHRSTDESFPRIANTSLPRSRPGFQSIPL